One region of Arvicola amphibius chromosome 3, mArvAmp1.2, whole genome shotgun sequence genomic DNA includes:
- the Brix1 gene encoding ribosome biogenesis protein BRX1 homolog translates to MSATKRKRRGDLEVQAKKPKRSRKDTGKPARQAAVTNEVEQEDRDRIPGPVCKGKWKNKERILIFSSRGINFRTRHLMQDLRMLMPHSKADTKMDRKDKLFVINEVCEMKNCNKCIYFEAKKKQDLYMWLSNSPHGPSAKFLVQNIHTLAELKMTGNCLKGSRPLLSFDPAFDEFPHYALLKELLIQIFSTPRYHPRSQPFVDHVFTFTILDNRIWFRNFQIIEEDAAMVEIGPRFVLNLIKIFQGSFGGPTLYENPHYQSPNMHRRIIRSITAAKYREKQQVKDVQKLRKKEPKTIVPHDPTADVFVIPAEEKPVEIQWVKPEPKVDLTARKRRIYKRHRKLQQKMNRGNAK, encoded by the exons ATGTCGGCGACCAAGAGGAAGCGGCGTGGAGACTTAGAGGTTCAGGCAAAGAAGCCGAAAAGGAGTCGGAAAGATACCGGGAAGCCAGCTAGGCAGGCGGCTGTGACAAATGAGGTGGAACAGGAAGACAGAGATCGCATCCCAGGTCCCGTTTGCAAG ggcAAATGGAAAAATAAGGAGAGGATCCTcatcttttcttccagaggaatAAATTTCAGAACAAGACACTTAATGCAAGACTTGAGAATGTTGATGCCTCATTCTAAAGCAG ataCTAAAATGGACCGTAAAGATAAATTATTTGTGATAAATGAg gtCTGTGAAATGAAAAACTGCAATAAATGCATCTACTTTGAAGCTAAGAAAAAGCAGGATCTCTATATGTG GCTTTCAAATTCACCTCATGGGCCATCTGCAAAATTCTTAGTTCAGAATA TTCACACTCTGGCTGAACTGAAGATGACTGGAAACTGCTTGAAAGGTTCTCGCCCCCTTTTGTCTTTTGACCCT gCTTTTGATGAATTTCCACATTATGCTTTGTTAAAAGAACTCTTAATTCAG atCTTTAGTACGCCACGGTATCATCCCAGGAGTCAGCCATTTGTGGACCATGTGTTTACGTTCACCATTCTGGATAACAGGATATGGTTTCGGAACTTCCAG atTATAGAAGAAGATGCTGCTATGGTGGAAATAGGACCTCGCTTTGTCTTAAATCTTATCAAGATTTTTCAGGGAAGCTTTGGAGGACCAACTTTATATGAAAATCCTCATTACCAGTCTCCAAACATG CATCGGCGTATCATAAGGTCCATCACAGCTGCAAAGTACAGAGAGAAACAACAAGTCAAAGATGTtcagaaactgaggaagaaagaACCAAAGACTATTGTTCCACATGATCCCACTGCAGATGTTTTTGTTATACCAGCAGAGGAGAAACCAGTAGAAATACAGTGGGTGAAGCCGGAGCCTAAAGTAGATCTGACAGCAAGAAAGAGACGGATTTACAAAAGGCATCGGAAACTGCAGCAAAAGATGAACAGAGGGAATGCAAAATGA